One segment of Allorhodopirellula heiligendammensis DNA contains the following:
- the serS gene encoding serine--tRNA ligase, which translates to MLDRKFILQNPELVAQNSARRGVKVDVQSICELETQRLAALQKSQEFNTQANETSKRIASAKDAEERNSLIAAGRELRDKKDAAASEQSELDARILELQSALPNLTHPEVPDGGEEDANELGFGKTPQPSFDFKPVDHLALGERHDLFDFEGGARVAGAGFYFLRNAAVRLDLALQQFAISFLADRGFTPVSTPDLALTSVLQGTGFNPRGPETQIYSIENTELNLVATAEIPLGGMLSGQILDSEKLPIKLCGLSHCFRTEAGAAGRASRGLYRVHQFTKIEMFAFTVPEQSDSVHEEMRELECEIFDALEVPYRVIDTAAGDLGGPAYRKYDLEAWMPGRGDGGEWGEVTSTSNCTDYQARRLDVRYKTPGQKGTQYVHTLNGTAIATGRAMIAILENHQRADGSISVPKILQPWVGKEVLEPIA; encoded by the coding sequence ATGCTCGATCGCAAATTTATTCTGCAAAACCCGGAACTGGTTGCCCAAAACTCGGCACGCCGCGGTGTCAAGGTCGACGTGCAGTCGATCTGTGAACTGGAGACGCAGCGGTTAGCGGCGCTGCAAAAATCGCAGGAATTCAATACTCAGGCCAATGAAACAAGCAAACGCATCGCTTCGGCCAAGGATGCTGAGGAGCGGAACTCGTTGATTGCCGCTGGGCGTGAGTTGCGGGACAAGAAAGATGCCGCCGCGTCGGAACAGAGCGAACTGGATGCTCGAATTCTCGAACTGCAATCCGCGTTACCCAATCTCACCCATCCAGAGGTCCCCGATGGCGGCGAGGAAGACGCGAACGAACTCGGTTTTGGCAAAACGCCACAACCCAGCTTTGATTTTAAGCCGGTCGACCATCTAGCCCTCGGTGAGCGGCATGACCTGTTCGATTTCGAAGGTGGCGCCCGTGTGGCGGGGGCAGGCTTCTATTTCCTACGCAACGCTGCTGTTCGCTTGGATTTAGCACTGCAACAGTTCGCGATCAGCTTTTTAGCCGATCGCGGATTCACCCCCGTCTCGACGCCGGACCTCGCCCTGACGAGTGTCCTGCAAGGCACGGGCTTCAATCCGCGCGGTCCAGAAACTCAGATTTACAGTATTGAGAACACCGAGCTGAACTTGGTCGCCACGGCCGAGATCCCGCTCGGCGGCATGCTCAGCGGCCAGATCCTCGACAGCGAAAAACTGCCCATCAAATTGTGTGGACTGAGTCACTGCTTCCGCACCGAGGCGGGGGCGGCGGGGCGTGCATCGCGGGGCCTCTACCGAGTTCACCAATTCACCAAGATCGAGATGTTCGCCTTCACCGTGCCCGAGCAAAGTGATTCTGTTCACGAAGAGATGCGTGAACTGGAATGCGAAATCTTTGACGCCCTCGAGGTTCCCTACCGGGTCATCGACACCGCCGCAGGCGACCTCGGAGGTCCCGCCTACCGCAAATATGATCTCGAGGCTTGGATGCCCGGCCGTGGTGACGGTGGCGAGTGGGGGGAGGTAACCAGCACGAGCAACTGCACCGACTACCAAGCCCGGCGTCTCGACGTGCGATACAAAACGCCCGGCCAGAAGGGAACCCAGTACGTCCACACGCTCAACGGTACCGCTATCGCGACCGGTCGCGCCATGATCGCCATTTTAGAAAATCACCAACGTGCCGATGGCTCGATCAGCGTTCCTAAAATTCTCCAGCCCTGGGTTGGCAAAGAAGTCCTCGAACCGATCGCCTAA
- the alaS gene encoding alanine--tRNA ligase, whose protein sequence is MKTDELREKYLEFFETKGCVRQPSDVLVPAWDPSVLFTPAGMNQFKDHFLGKVKLDYTRATTCQKCLRTGDIDNVGRTAFHHTFFEMLGNFSFGDYFKPEAIAWAWEFLTDKKWLGIAPDRLTVTIYKDDDEAYQIWNESIGLPGSRIARMEEDENFWPASAPSEGPDGVCGPCSEIYYKLDDGSEVEIWNLVFTQFNRLGVPPNNLHPLPSKNIDTGMGLERTASVLQGVPTNFHIDSLFPIVEAAAEVCGVKYEYGSDHGRRLRRITDHARAAVFAIHENVYPGPKDARSVIRRLIRRAVLDGYQMNLREPFLYQLTSAVADASKAAYPELGQTTQRVSEAIESEERAFFSTIDGGMKRIGNLFDGMRAESSVMVPGADAADLLTTYGVPPELVQTLAAEQNFTFDWSGFEQAMEEHAGVSDGGQRVLFQTGPLETLKEALRETPFVGYESTEASAIVKGIITGDGKSKGDEGQLLSHLDRPGDAVHRLVLDHSPFYGESGGQVGDTGVIENEHFTFEVIDTQRHASLIVHLGKLTRGKLSEGETCVAKVDVDNRTALARAHSATHVLHHALHNHVGRHAEQQGSKVEPDRLRFDFTNPKAIPDDTLVQIEQDVLAHVAQSEPIRWDTVSLETARKAGAMMLFGEKYPDPCRMVSMGEFSRELCGGTHLTNTADIGAFELVVEESVSTGTRRIEALTGQRAKEHREQTQRLLDQVADRLGCQASYAAAATEALIEDVRSLKKELAAGKAAEHSAEFQFDPRASKASMTDTSNYNAVRAAVRALTRRLNVAIDDVTDRLDALLADRSRLVSELQEVTTGDNLTADDLIASGVSIGDTLLVVADTPGANANVMRGWIDQIRKKSKGPTAVLLGAAQGDKVVLVGGLSRELVDRGLKAGRWVGDTAKVVGGGGGGRDDMAQAGGKDPQKLPQAIEQARQSMTEQLRGG, encoded by the coding sequence ATGAAGACTGACGAACTACGCGAAAAATATCTCGAATTCTTTGAAACTAAAGGTTGCGTGCGGCAACCCAGCGATGTGCTCGTGCCGGCGTGGGATCCCTCCGTCCTGTTCACGCCCGCGGGCATGAATCAATTCAAAGATCACTTTCTCGGTAAAGTCAAACTCGATTACACCCGCGCGACCACCTGCCAGAAATGCCTCCGGACCGGTGACATCGACAATGTGGGCCGGACGGCCTTCCACCACACGTTTTTCGAAATGCTCGGTAACTTCAGCTTCGGCGACTATTTCAAGCCAGAAGCGATTGCCTGGGCATGGGAGTTCCTCACCGACAAAAAGTGGCTAGGCATTGCACCAGATCGTTTGACAGTGACGATTTACAAAGACGATGACGAGGCGTACCAGATTTGGAATGAATCCATCGGGCTGCCGGGTTCACGGATCGCGAGGATGGAAGAGGACGAGAATTTCTGGCCTGCGTCGGCGCCGAGCGAAGGCCCCGATGGCGTCTGCGGTCCATGTAGCGAAATTTACTACAAGCTCGACGACGGAAGTGAGGTTGAAATATGGAACTTGGTCTTCACCCAGTTCAACCGTCTTGGCGTGCCGCCAAATAATCTGCATCCGCTACCGAGTAAAAACATTGATACCGGGATGGGGTTAGAGCGAACCGCCAGCGTCCTGCAAGGTGTGCCGACAAACTTTCACATCGACAGCCTGTTCCCAATTGTTGAGGCTGCGGCAGAAGTCTGTGGGGTGAAATATGAATATGGCAGCGATCATGGTCGGCGTCTTCGCCGCATCACCGACCACGCCCGCGCCGCCGTCTTTGCCATTCATGAAAACGTCTACCCAGGCCCCAAAGATGCCCGCTCGGTGATCCGCCGCTTGATTCGTCGCGCCGTGCTCGACGGATACCAAATGAACTTGCGCGAACCGTTCCTGTATCAACTCACCTCCGCAGTGGCTGATGCATCGAAGGCCGCCTATCCCGAACTGGGACAAACCACCCAGCGTGTGAGCGAGGCGATTGAGTCAGAAGAACGAGCGTTCTTTTCAACAATTGATGGTGGCATGAAACGTATCGGGAATCTGTTTGACGGCATGCGCGCAGAATCCTCCGTCATGGTGCCGGGCGCCGATGCCGCTGATCTGTTAACCACCTACGGTGTACCACCAGAGCTCGTGCAAACTCTCGCTGCCGAGCAGAACTTCACGTTCGACTGGTCGGGCTTTGAACAAGCCATGGAAGAGCATGCGGGCGTCAGTGATGGTGGCCAGCGAGTGCTGTTCCAAACCGGCCCCTTGGAAACTCTTAAAGAAGCACTGCGAGAAACGCCATTTGTTGGTTACGAATCGACCGAGGCCAGTGCCATCGTCAAGGGCATCATCACGGGTGACGGCAAATCGAAAGGAGACGAAGGGCAGCTACTTTCGCACTTAGACCGTCCCGGCGACGCCGTCCATCGACTCGTGCTCGATCACTCGCCGTTTTACGGTGAATCGGGCGGGCAAGTAGGCGACACGGGTGTGATCGAGAATGAGCATTTCACATTTGAAGTGATCGATACCCAACGCCACGCATCATTAATTGTACACCTCGGCAAACTGACTCGCGGCAAGTTAAGCGAAGGCGAAACCTGCGTCGCGAAGGTCGATGTGGACAACCGAACCGCGTTGGCTCGCGCTCACTCGGCAACCCACGTGCTTCATCACGCCCTGCACAATCACGTTGGACGCCACGCCGAACAGCAAGGCAGTAAAGTCGAGCCGGATCGCTTACGGTTTGACTTCACCAACCCCAAAGCCATCCCGGATGATACCCTCGTGCAGATTGAGCAGGATGTCCTCGCCCATGTCGCACAGAGTGAGCCTATCCGATGGGACACCGTCTCGCTGGAGACGGCGAGAAAGGCGGGAGCGATGATGCTGTTCGGCGAGAAGTACCCAGACCCGTGCCGGATGGTTTCGATGGGTGAATTCAGTCGGGAGTTGTGCGGCGGTACCCACCTGACCAACACTGCGGACATCGGCGCATTCGAATTGGTCGTCGAAGAGAGCGTTTCCACCGGTACTCGCCGGATCGAAGCGCTCACGGGGCAGCGTGCGAAAGAGCATCGCGAGCAGACCCAGCGCCTGCTCGATCAGGTCGCTGATCGGCTCGGCTGCCAAGCCAGTTACGCTGCTGCCGCCACGGAAGCTCTGATTGAGGACGTGCGAAGCCTGAAGAAGGAACTGGCTGCCGGAAAAGCAGCGGAACATTCAGCTGAATTCCAATTCGACCCTCGCGCGTCGAAAGCATCGATGACGGACACGTCGAATTACAATGCCGTCCGGGCCGCCGTGCGAGCTCTCACCCGGCGGCTCAATGTCGCGATTGATGACGTGACCGACCGTCTCGACGCATTATTGGCCGACCGTAGCCGATTGGTAAGCGAGCTGCAGGAAGTCACCACAGGCGACAACCTAACCGCAGACGACCTGATCGCCTCCGGCGTTTCAATTGGTGACACACTGCTCGTAGTCGCCGACACGCCAGGTGCCAACGCGAATGTGATGCGCGGTTGGATCGACCAGATCCGTAAGAAGAGCAAAGGACCAACTGCCGTTCTACTGGGAGCCGCGCAGGGCGACAAGGTTGTTCTGGTCGGTGGGCTCAGCCGCGAACTCGTTGACCGAGGACTCAAAGCCGGACGCTGGGTGGGTGATACCGCCAAAGTTGTCGGTGGTGGCGGAGGCGGACGCGACGACATGGCCCAGGCCGGCGGCAAGGACCCGCAGAAGTTGCCTCAAGCCATCGAGCAAGCCCGGCAAAGCATGACCGAGCAACTGCGCGGCGGCTGA
- a CDS encoding peptide chain release factor-like protein yields MSDIESSPDSGSSQGDRSSAEMPSQNQRLSLPNVTSPHPAAWSVDELLKTCEFRMQSRSGPGGQHRNRTASGVFVTFRPAEITAEATEQRNQHRNREVAIRRLRYVLAVSLRSTSPLATEGTSPPDQVEQFVRDRFRGSPLKLADDNSFKPAVLAMLLNDLHVAGGQPSLVAPSWKVSTSRIVALLRTHHPAWTLVNRIRAHHDRKPLR; encoded by the coding sequence ATGTCCGACATTGAGTCTTCTCCCGATTCCGGCTCGTCACAGGGCGACCGGTCGTCCGCGGAAATGCCGAGTCAGAATCAGCGACTCTCGCTACCGAATGTCACGTCGCCTCATCCCGCCGCGTGGTCGGTCGATGAGCTGCTGAAGACCTGTGAATTCCGCATGCAATCGCGAAGTGGTCCTGGAGGCCAGCATCGCAACCGCACGGCCTCAGGAGTTTTTGTCACGTTTCGACCCGCTGAAATCACCGCCGAAGCGACCGAGCAGAGAAACCAGCACCGCAACCGTGAGGTGGCAATTCGCCGCCTGCGGTACGTCTTAGCCGTCAGCCTGCGGTCAACCTCTCCGCTCGCGACCGAGGGCACGTCACCACCCGATCAAGTGGAGCAGTTTGTGCGAGATCGCTTTCGGGGGTCGCCACTCAAACTTGCCGACGACAATTCGTTCAAACCCGCTGTGCTGGCGATGCTCCTGAACGATTTGCACGTCGCCGGTGGACAGCCGAGTCTCGTCGCTCCGAGCTGGAAGGTTTCGACGAGCCGCATTGTAGCGCTACTGAGGACGCACCATCCCGCGTGGACGCTCGTCAATCGCATCCGCGCCCACCACGACCGCAAACCGTTGCGGTGA